Genomic window (Mycolicibacterium smegmatis):
CCGGGTGCTCGCCGGCGACGCCCCGGGACACCTCCCGATCGCGCAGGCGCTGAGCTTCCGCGCGGCCGGGCTGACGCTGCCGACCGCCGAGGCCGTCGCGGCGTGGCAGGTGGTATCGGGCATCACCAGCGCTGCCCTGCGCCTGGGGATCTGCGGACACCTGGGTGCGCAACGCATCCTGGGCGACCTCACGGCGCCGATGCTGGATGTGCTCGACCGCGAACCACCCGCAGTGCCCGCCACTTTCACCGCCTACGCCGACATCGCCGCGCAGCGCCGCCGTGATGGCGTGCGGCTGTTCGCCAGTTGAAGGAGATCATGTGAACCTCACGCCCACCGAACTCGAACGCCTCACGGTGTTCACCGCCGCCGAGATGGCGCGACGCAATCTGCGCGAGGGGGTTCTGCTGAGCCATCCCGAGGCCGTCGCGCTGCTCACCGACGAGGTCATGCTGGCCGCGCGCAAGAACCTGGCGTACGACGAGGTGGTCGACATGGCCGCGAACCTGCTGCAGGCCAAGGACTGTGAGCCCGGTGTGCCCGACCTGGTGCGCATGGTGATGATCGACGCCCCGTTCCCCGACGGCACCAAGCTCGTCGCGCTGATCGACCCGATCACCCGGGCCGAGGACGACATCCGGCCGGGGGAGATCATCGTCGGTGACCAACCCGTCGAGCTGTTCCCTGGCGTCGAGCGCATCACGCTCACCGTGGTCAACCGCGGTGACCGGGACATCCAGGTGCGCAGTCAATCCCATTTCTACGAGACCAACCCCGCGCTGGAGTTCGACCGTCGCGCGGCATGGGGGTACAAGCTCGACATCGCCTCGGGCGGCGGTGTCCGGTTCGAACCCGGCATCCCGGTCCAGGTCAGCCTTGTCCCGATGGGCGGTGAGCGCGTGATCCAGGGCTTCTCCGGGCTGGTCAACGGCCCGCTCGACGGTGCCGACCAACTCGCCGAGCAGAAAGGCGCCTGACGTGACGACCATCGACCGCCGCTCGTATGCGCGCATGTTCGGGCCCACCAAGGGTGACCGGATCCGGCTCGCCGATTCGGATCTGTTCGTCGAGGTCGAGTACGACCACACCGTGCCGGGTTACGAGTTGCTCAGCGGTGCAGGAAAATCCGTGCGCGACGGCGAGGGGTACCGGCCATCGTCCAAACCGTCCGACGGCGCGCTCGACTACGTCATCATGAACGCCGTCGTGATCGACGCTGTCGCCGGGATCATCAAGTGCGACATCGGTATCCGCGACGGGCGCATCGTCGGCATCGGCAAGGCGGGCAACCCGGACACCATGCCGGGGGTCACCGAAAGCATGGTCGTCGGCAGCGCCACCACGCCGATCCCGGCCGAGGGCATGATCGTCACGGCGGGTGCCATCGAGACGCACGCGCACCTGATCTCGCCGCAGCAGACCGAACACGCGTTGTCGACGGGCACCACCACGCTCATCGGCGGTTCACTGGGCCCGTCGTTCGAGGTCGCGACCGGCGGCCCGCGCAACCTCGGCATGTTCCTCAAGGCCGGTGACTACACGCCCATGAACTACGTGCCGTTCGGGCGGGGTTCGTCGGATCCGGCCGCGGTGCTGGAGATGGTGGCCGCAGGCGCGGGCGCGGTCAAGATCCACGAGGACTTCGGCGCCTCGCCCGACATCATCGACAAGACGTTGCAGGCCGCGGATTCCGCAGATTTCGCGGTGCATCTGCACACCGATTCGATCAACGAGTTCGGGTTCTCCGAGATCACCATGTTGACGATCGGCGACCGGACCATCCACCTCTATCACGTCGAGGGTGCGGGCGGCGGGCACGCACCCGACCTGATCCGGTGCGTGAGCTTCGACAACGTCATCCCGGGCACCACCAACCCCACCAACCCGTACACGTTGGGCGGTCTCGACGAAGGTGTGCCGATGACCATGGCGGCGCACCTGATGAACTGGGAGTCGCCCGAGGACATCGCGTTCGCCGAGGCGCGGATCCGCCCGCAGACCATGGTGGCCGAGGATCTCCTGCACGACATGGGTGCCATCTCGATCTTCGGCAGCGACACCCAGGGCATGGGGCGAGTCGCCGAGAACATCGCCAACTGCTGGCAATTGGCCGCGGTGATGAAACAGCGTGTCGGGCGCCTGCCGGAGGAGAAGACCGCCGCGGCCGACAACGAACGCGTCAAGCGCTACATCGCGAAACTGACCATCAACCCGGCCATCTCGGTCGGCGCCGACGATCACATCGGTTCGGTCGAGGTGGGCAAGGTCGCCGACCTGGTGATCTGGAAACCCGCGTTCTTCGGCGTCAAACCACAGGTGGTGCTCAAGAACGGCTACATCGCGTGGGCCGCGCTCGGCGACGCGGCCGG
Coding sequences:
- the ureB gene encoding urease subunit beta produces the protein MNLTPTELERLTVFTAAEMARRNLREGVLLSHPEAVALLTDEVMLAARKNLAYDEVVDMAANLLQAKDCEPGVPDLVRMVMIDAPFPDGTKLVALIDPITRAEDDIRPGEIIVGDQPVELFPGVERITLTVVNRGDRDIQVRSQSHFYETNPALEFDRRAAWGYKLDIASGGGVRFEPGIPVQVSLVPMGGERVIQGFSGLVNGPLDGADQLAEQKGA
- the ureC gene encoding urease subunit alpha, with the protein product MTTIDRRSYARMFGPTKGDRIRLADSDLFVEVEYDHTVPGYELLSGAGKSVRDGEGYRPSSKPSDGALDYVIMNAVVIDAVAGIIKCDIGIRDGRIVGIGKAGNPDTMPGVTESMVVGSATTPIPAEGMIVTAGAIETHAHLISPQQTEHALSTGTTTLIGGSLGPSFEVATGGPRNLGMFLKAGDYTPMNYVPFGRGSSDPAAVLEMVAAGAGAVKIHEDFGASPDIIDKTLQAADSADFAVHLHTDSINEFGFSEITMLTIGDRTIHLYHVEGAGGGHAPDLIRCVSFDNVIPGTTNPTNPYTLGGLDEGVPMTMAAHLMNWESPEDIAFAEARIRPQTMVAEDLLHDMGAISIFGSDTQGMGRVAENIANCWQLAAVMKQRVGRLPEEKTAAADNERVKRYIAKLTINPAISVGADDHIGSVEVGKVADLVIWKPAFFGVKPQVVLKNGYIAWAALGDAAGSISSSEPIIQRPNWAALGDAAADGGFVFMSSLAIDAGVPERLGLRKHVLPIKSVRSLRKKDMVRNDALPHVEVDPRTFDVRADGVLLTAEPAVSVPFSRKFLLR